A stretch of the Mycobacteroides immunogenum genome encodes the following:
- a CDS encoding arylsulfatase: MTGSPDTGFNGKIALDIRDSEPDWTPYAAPTAPEGAPNVLYLVWDDTGIATWDCFGGLVKMPAMSRIAERGVRLSQFHTTALCSPTRASLLTGRNATTVGMATIEEFTDGFPNCSGRIPFDTALLSEVLAEKGWNTYCVGKWHLTPLEESNLAATKRHWPLSRGFERFYGFMGGETDQWYPDLVYDNHPVEPPATPEEGYHLSKDIADKTIEFIRDAKVIAPDKPWFSYVCPGAGHAPHHVFKEWADKYTGTFDMGYELYREIVLENQKKLGIVPPDTELSPVNPYLDVKGPNGEPWPLQDTVRPWDSLNDEEKRLFSRMAEVFAGFLSYTDDQIGRILDYLEESGQIDNTIIVVISDNGASGEGGPNGSVNEVKFFNGYIDTVEESLRFYDNLGGTETYNHYPIGWAMAFNTPYKLYKRYASHEGGIADTAIIGWPKGITAHGEVRDTYINVCDITPTIYDLLGITPPEAVKGVAQKPLDGTSFTAALRDPNADTGKDTQFYTMLGTRGIWHQGWFANTVHAATPSGWSHFDKDRWELFHIEADRSQCHDLADAHPEKLEELKQLWFDEAAKYNGLPLADLNILETLTRWRPYLVGERKSFTYYPNTAALGIGAAVDIRGQSFSVLAEVTTAAGAEGVIFKQGGAHGGHVLFIQNSTLHYIYNFMGEKEQKVSSESAVPLGSHVLGARFAKTGTVPGSHTPIGDVTLFIDEDPVGALTGVEIHPGTFGLAGASLSIGRNSGSAVSSEYKAPYPFSGGTIAQVVVDISGEPYENLEKKLAIAFAKD; this comes from the coding sequence ATGACGGGATCGCCGGACACCGGATTCAACGGCAAAATCGCCTTGGACATAAGGGATTCCGAACCTGACTGGACTCCCTACGCGGCGCCCACCGCGCCCGAGGGCGCGCCCAATGTCCTCTATCTGGTCTGGGATGACACCGGCATCGCCACCTGGGACTGCTTCGGCGGATTGGTCAAGATGCCCGCCATGAGCCGCATCGCCGAACGCGGCGTGCGGCTCTCACAGTTCCACACCACCGCGCTGTGCTCACCCACCCGTGCCTCGCTGCTCACCGGCCGCAACGCCACCACCGTCGGCATGGCCACCATCGAGGAGTTCACCGACGGCTTCCCGAACTGCAGCGGACGCATCCCGTTCGACACCGCGTTGCTCTCCGAAGTACTGGCCGAGAAGGGCTGGAACACCTACTGCGTGGGCAAGTGGCACCTGACTCCGCTGGAAGAGTCGAATTTGGCTGCCACCAAAAGGCATTGGCCACTGAGCAGAGGATTCGAACGTTTCTACGGCTTCATGGGCGGTGAGACCGACCAGTGGTACCCGGACTTGGTCTACGACAACCATCCCGTGGAGCCGCCCGCCACCCCGGAAGAGGGCTACCACCTGTCCAAGGACATCGCCGACAAGACCATCGAATTCATCCGCGACGCCAAGGTGATTGCCCCCGACAAACCCTGGTTCTCCTACGTGTGCCCCGGCGCCGGCCACGCCCCGCACCACGTCTTCAAGGAATGGGCCGACAAGTACACCGGCACGTTCGACATGGGCTACGAGCTGTACCGCGAGATCGTGCTGGAAAACCAGAAGAAGCTCGGCATCGTCCCACCCGACACCGAACTATCACCCGTCAACCCATATCTGGACGTCAAGGGCCCCAACGGCGAACCCTGGCCGCTGCAAGACACCGTGCGCCCCTGGGACTCGCTCAACGACGAGGAGAAGCGCCTCTTCTCCCGCATGGCCGAGGTGTTCGCCGGGTTCCTCAGCTATACGGACGATCAGATCGGCCGCATCTTGGACTATCTGGAGGAGTCGGGCCAGATCGACAACACCATCATCGTGGTGATCTCCGATAACGGGGCCAGCGGCGAGGGCGGCCCCAACGGCTCGGTCAATGAGGTCAAGTTCTTCAACGGCTACATCGACACCGTCGAAGAGAGTCTGCGCTTCTACGACAACCTCGGCGGCACCGAGACCTACAACCATTACCCCATCGGGTGGGCGATGGCCTTCAACACCCCCTACAAGCTGTACAAGCGCTACGCCTCCCATGAGGGCGGCATCGCCGACACCGCAATCATCGGCTGGCCCAAGGGAATCACCGCCCACGGCGAGGTTCGCGACACCTACATCAACGTCTGCGACATCACCCCAACCATCTACGACCTGCTGGGTATCACCCCGCCCGAGGCTGTCAAGGGCGTCGCCCAAAAACCGCTCGACGGCACCAGTTTCACCGCGGCCCTGCGAGATCCGAATGCCGACACCGGCAAGGACACCCAGTTCTACACCATGCTGGGCACCCGGGGTATCTGGCACCAGGGCTGGTTCGCCAATACCGTGCATGCCGCGACGCCCTCGGGCTGGTCGCACTTCGACAAGGACCGCTGGGAGCTGTTCCACATCGAAGCCGACCGCAGCCAATGCCACGATCTCGCCGATGCCCACCCGGAGAAACTCGAAGAGCTCAAACAACTCTGGTTCGATGAGGCCGCCAAGTACAACGGCCTGCCGCTGGCCGACCTGAACATTCTGGAAACCCTCACCCGGTGGCGGCCCTACCTGGTGGGGGAGCGCAAGTCCTTCACCTACTACCCGAACACCGCCGCACTCGGCATCGGCGCCGCCGTCGACATTCGCGGCCAATCCTTTTCGGTCCTTGCCGAGGTCACCACGGCAGCGGGAGCCGAGGGTGTCATCTTCAAACAGGGCGGCGCGCACGGCGGGCACGTGCTGTTCATCCAAAACTCCACGCTGCACTACATCTACAACTTCATGGGGGAGAAGGAGCAGAAGGTTTCTTCAGAAAGTGCGGTGCCGTTGGGCTCGCACGTGCTCGGTGCCCGCTTCGCCAAGACCGGCACCGTGCCGGGCAGCCATACCCCGATCGGCGACGTGACCCTTTTCATTGACGAAGACCCCGTCGGCGCACTCACGGGCGTCGAAATTCACCCGGGCACATTCGGTTTAGCCGGCGCCAGCCTGTCCATCGGACGTAACAGCGGATCGGCGGTGTCCTCGGAGTACAAGGCTCCCTACCCGTTCAGCGGCGGAACCATCGCCCAGGTGGTGGTCGACATCTCTGGGGAGCCCTACGAAAACCTGGAAAAGAAGCTCGCCATCGCCTTCGCTAAAGACTGA
- a CDS encoding RsiV family protein, producing MPYLSMRSISASVLVTAASIFGFSGVAGAAPHDYCGDLKGTNTGKACEIRLSDTGYSVDVTIPLNYPDQKSIAEYVAKTRDTFVNAAKSGGARSTTAQLSMKPSEYNSDLPPRGTQTVVFKVYQNSGNGQPQTGYKAFNWDQSYRKPVLYTVPKDDKDDAPLWRVDDPLKTVAPIVRAVLQQQLAPPPVATPTPTTTSGQPTTTTSTTSTSTTPPPPPPPPLPFSPATLYDPANYQNFAVLNDGIRFFFDQGAILPDSYGALQVLVPRSAIDPMIA from the coding sequence GTGCCCTACTTATCCATGCGCTCGATCAGCGCGTCCGTGCTGGTCACGGCTGCCTCCATCTTCGGTTTTTCTGGTGTGGCGGGGGCGGCACCGCATGATTACTGCGGCGACTTGAAGGGCACCAATACCGGCAAGGCATGTGAGATCCGCCTCTCCGATACCGGATACAGCGTCGACGTCACCATTCCGCTGAACTACCCGGACCAGAAGTCGATCGCCGAATACGTGGCCAAGACGCGCGATACTTTCGTCAACGCGGCCAAATCTGGCGGAGCCCGCAGTACGACGGCTCAGTTGAGCATGAAGCCGTCGGAATACAACTCAGACCTGCCCCCGCGCGGTACGCAGACCGTGGTGTTCAAGGTGTACCAAAACAGCGGGAACGGGCAGCCGCAGACGGGGTACAAGGCGTTCAACTGGGATCAGAGCTATCGCAAGCCGGTTCTCTACACGGTTCCCAAGGACGACAAAGACGATGCGCCGCTGTGGCGGGTGGACGATCCGCTGAAGACCGTCGCGCCGATTGTGCGGGCTGTGCTGCAGCAGCAGTTGGCCCCGCCGCCCGTAGCGACTCCCACGCCGACCACGACTTCGGGGCAGCCGACTACCACCACATCGACCACCTCGACGTCTACTACGCCCCCACCGCCTCCCCCGCCGCCGTTGCCGTTCTCACCGGCGACGCTCTACGACCCCGCCAACTACCAGAACTTCGCGGTGCTCAACGACGGGATTCGGTTCTTCTTCGACCAAGGCGCGATACTGCCCGACTCGTACGGGGCGTTGCAGGTGTTGGTGCCGCGGTCGGCGATTGACCCGATGATTGCGTAG
- a CDS encoding cytochrome b, protein MTESTTSPVDERFGLAAQLLHWLMAVAIIAMLVLGALLVGSLGDYPMVLAWHKTIGVLVLVLAVLRIGNRIWHRPPPLSLAGPERLIAAGSELAMYTLFLAQPVIGWALVSASGVPVEIAGLRLPSITPSSVQWYGLLREAHAWVAYALLACIVAHVSAVLIHTIGLRDKLLTRMLPRH, encoded by the coding sequence ATGACGGAATCCACCACGTCCCCGGTCGATGAGCGTTTCGGGCTGGCGGCGCAGTTACTGCACTGGCTGATGGCGGTCGCGATCATCGCGATGCTGGTGCTGGGTGCGCTGCTCGTCGGGTCGCTCGGCGACTACCCCATGGTACTGGCCTGGCATAAGACCATCGGCGTGCTGGTGCTGGTGCTGGCGGTGCTGCGGATCGGGAACCGGATCTGGCACAGGCCGCCGCCGCTGTCATTGGCCGGGCCGGAACGGTTGATCGCAGCGGGCTCCGAGCTGGCGATGTACACGCTGTTCCTGGCGCAGCCGGTGATCGGGTGGGCGCTGGTGTCGGCCTCGGGGGTGCCGGTCGAGATCGCCGGACTGAGGTTGCCGTCGATCACACCCTCCAGCGTGCAGTGGTACGGCTTACTGCGCGAGGCGCACGCCTGGGTGGCGTATGCGTTGCTCGCCTGCATAGTTGCCCATGTCAGCGCCGTACTGATTCACACAATCGGGTTGCGGGACAAGCTGCTGACCAGAATGCTGCCGCGCCACTAG
- a CDS encoding S1/P1 nuclease has translation MKRLGALVVAATLLLVTAPLAAAWGPQGHTVVGAVADARLSPAARAEVSRLLAGEATPTLAGVANWADQVRPSRPETAPWHYADIAENNCQYVPGINGDNGNNVIEAIRTQTAILGDTTKTDAERAEALKFVVHFVGDIHQPMHDAYSRDRGGNDIPLTYNGRRTNLHSVWDSGLLGTRGLNDTQYTQLIQGLPAPDLGGTDPAGWAQDTCQIAVGVYPSTSTIGAEYTNQYRPVAEGQLRLAGERLARLINATLT, from the coding sequence ATGAAAAGGCTTGGTGCGTTGGTGGTTGCGGCCACCCTGCTACTGGTGACGGCGCCGTTGGCCGCGGCCTGGGGCCCGCAGGGGCACACCGTCGTGGGAGCGGTCGCCGACGCGAGACTTTCGCCCGCGGCCCGCGCCGAGGTATCCCGCCTGCTGGCGGGCGAGGCCACTCCCACGCTGGCCGGCGTTGCGAACTGGGCCGACCAGGTGCGTCCCAGCCGCCCAGAGACCGCACCATGGCACTACGCCGATATCGCCGAGAACAACTGCCAATACGTGCCCGGGATCAATGGCGACAACGGCAACAACGTCATCGAGGCCATTCGCACCCAGACCGCGATCCTGGGCGACACCACCAAAACGGATGCCGAGCGCGCGGAGGCGCTCAAGTTCGTGGTGCATTTCGTCGGCGATATCCATCAGCCCATGCATGACGCCTACTCGCGTGACCGCGGCGGCAACGACATCCCGCTCACCTACAACGGCAGGCGCACCAATCTGCATTCGGTGTGGGACAGCGGATTACTGGGTACCCGGGGTCTGAATGACACCCAGTACACCCAGTTGATCCAGGGCTTGCCTGCACCGGACCTCGGCGGCACCGATCCCGCCGGCTGGGCGCAGGACACCTGCCAGATCGCCGTCGGGGTGTACCCCAGCACCTCGACCATCGGTGCCGAGTACACCAACCAATACCGCCCGGTCGCCGAGGGTCAATTGCGTCTGGCCGGCGAGCGTCTGGCGCGCTTGATCAATGCCACATTGACCTAG
- a CDS encoding GGDEF domain-containing protein encodes MNTTYPGRADAGAGWHGRGSRVYQANNDLLEQVRLQRAVSQVTAISITVIGASAILMASAGLSIMPALCIGLALPAFGWGIRYMLRRPVSYVESIAYVTYCDVAILIGIWVVTSSGAAFVKLAWLLAANTYVSVLHGRLAVVVQTLVTAAGTALAVIGAVLRHDVSATVLTSVVFTMLLANVIAGWLIYLGKGQFAEHAVGRDHLSRHDHLTGLLNRRGLQEAYATWAGVPGMQVVVAVVDLNAFKSVNDTFGHHVGDEVLRRAAERLRAVAGPDALLARLGGDEFGIVALTDSPRELDYRTAVREALSGDDGLPVTASVGVAGVVLPESDRTVTHSLASVVPYLLVEADGAMYHAKKDAGIEQHPPR; translated from the coding sequence GTGAATACCACATATCCGGGTCGGGCGGATGCGGGCGCGGGATGGCATGGGCGGGGTAGCAGGGTCTACCAGGCCAATAACGACCTCCTGGAACAGGTTCGGCTACAGCGGGCGGTCTCCCAGGTCACGGCCATATCGATCACAGTCATTGGCGCGTCGGCCATTCTGATGGCCTCGGCGGGATTGTCGATCATGCCCGCGCTGTGTATCGGTCTCGCCCTTCCGGCATTCGGCTGGGGAATCCGTTACATGCTGCGGCGGCCGGTTAGCTACGTGGAGTCCATTGCCTACGTCACCTATTGCGACGTCGCCATTCTGATCGGCATCTGGGTGGTGACGAGTTCCGGTGCGGCCTTTGTGAAATTGGCCTGGTTATTGGCCGCCAATACCTATGTGTCGGTGCTGCACGGCCGGCTGGCCGTGGTGGTGCAGACCCTGGTGACGGCGGCCGGGACCGCCTTGGCGGTGATCGGCGCGGTCCTTCGCCACGATGTGAGCGCCACGGTGCTGACCTCGGTGGTGTTTACCATGTTGCTGGCCAATGTGATTGCCGGATGGCTCATCTACTTGGGCAAGGGCCAGTTCGCCGAGCATGCCGTCGGGAGGGACCACCTGTCGCGTCACGACCATCTGACGGGCCTGCTGAACCGGCGCGGCCTGCAAGAGGCCTACGCGACGTGGGCCGGGGTGCCCGGCATGCAGGTGGTGGTCGCCGTCGTCGACCTCAATGCGTTCAAGTCGGTCAACGACACCTTTGGCCACCATGTGGGGGACGAGGTATTGCGCCGCGCCGCGGAACGCCTGCGCGCGGTGGCCGGGCCGGACGCGTTGTTGGCCCGGCTCGGTGGCGACGAGTTCGGCATTGTGGCGCTCACCGATTCGCCGCGCGAGCTGGACTACCGGACCGCGGTGCGCGAGGCGCTCAGCGGCGACGACGGGTTGCCCGTGACCGCCAGCGTCGGCGTGGCCGGCGTGGTGCTGCCCGAATCTGACCGGACGGTGACGCATTCGCTGGCCTCGGTGGTTCCGTACCTGCTCGTGGAGGCCGACGGCGCGATGTACCACGCGAAAAAGGACGCCGGAATAGAGCAGCATCCACCCCGCTAA
- a CDS encoding catalase family peroxidase, translated as MVTQKLDRRMFVGLVAAGAVTVTGLGGFLALEGRVGSRLTGRSFIDLFETTGGKFVGYRRNHAKALAVSGRFESNGAGAEISSASVFTKGVYPVAGRFSVGGQNPHQPDNGSGQALALEFSLPGGEQWRTAMAAAPVFMAPTPEMFFGLLSARLSGDKDRVAAFMRDNPPAAAAQKLIEAGPKAASFAEASYSSLNTFIFVTKNGARTPVRWRVVPDGKPAGNPAKNGPNWMFETLARRVRSGELRYRLLLQLGVPGQDPTHDPTLPWPPDRRQIDVGTLVLGHAIPLEQEHIRDTNFDPTVLPKGIELSDDPILAARAAIYAESYRRRARETPAPVEQFGQDM; from the coding sequence GTGGTCACACAGAAGCTGGATCGCCGCATGTTCGTGGGTCTGGTCGCTGCCGGAGCCGTCACCGTGACGGGGCTGGGTGGCTTCTTGGCGTTGGAGGGGCGGGTCGGCTCCCGGTTGACCGGGCGCTCGTTCATCGACCTGTTCGAGACGACGGGCGGAAAGTTCGTCGGATATCGCCGCAATCACGCCAAAGCCCTTGCGGTGTCGGGACGTTTCGAGAGCAACGGCGCGGGCGCGGAGATCTCGTCGGCCTCGGTGTTCACCAAGGGTGTGTACCCGGTGGCCGGGCGGTTTTCGGTGGGCGGCCAGAACCCGCATCAACCCGACAACGGCTCCGGACAGGCACTGGCCCTGGAGTTTTCACTCCCCGGCGGGGAGCAGTGGCGCACCGCGATGGCCGCGGCCCCGGTCTTCATGGCCCCCACCCCGGAGATGTTCTTCGGGCTGCTCTCGGCGCGGCTTTCCGGGGATAAGGATCGGGTAGCCGCGTTCATGCGGGACAACCCACCCGCCGCGGCCGCCCAGAAGCTCATCGAGGCCGGCCCCAAGGCGGCGTCGTTCGCCGAGGCGAGCTATTCGAGCCTCAACACCTTCATTTTCGTCACCAAGAATGGAGCACGCACGCCGGTGCGCTGGCGGGTGGTTCCCGACGGGAAGCCTGCCGGAAACCCGGCGAAGAATGGCCCGAACTGGATGTTCGAGACACTGGCCCGGCGGGTGCGTTCCGGCGAGCTGCGCTACCGGCTGCTGCTGCAGCTCGGGGTCCCCGGGCAGGATCCGACACACGATCCGACGCTGCCGTGGCCGCCGGACCGCAGGCAGATCGACGTCGGGACCCTGGTGCTGGGGCATGCGATACCGCTGGAGCAGGAACACATCCGGGACACCAACTTCGATCCGACGGTGTTGCCCAAGGGAATTGAGCTGTCCGATGATCCGATTCTGGCGGCCCGCGCGGCGATCTATGCCGAGTCGTATCGGCGGCGTGCGCGGGAGACTCCCGCGCCGGTGGAACAGTTCGGGCAGGACATGTGA
- a CDS encoding glycoside hydrolase family 16 protein yields MDRRKLILTMGFGMAAAALPLPKAQADRVHPPAAPPDAQASGFIFRDEFDGPAGSAPDGSKWVAAKFREKIKNPVFWDRPENMGEYRDSRTNIFLDGNSNLVIRATKEGNKYFSGKLHGTFRGGMGHTFEARIKFNCLTDGCWPAWWLLNDNPERGGEIDMAEWYGNRDWPSGTTVHARLDGTSFETLPVPIDSNWHTWRCTWTEAGLYFWMDYHDGMEPYLTVDANSLDDWPFNDPGYTLQPMLNLAVSGSGGGDPAGGSYPAEMLVDYVRVW; encoded by the coding sequence ATGGATCGCCGTAAATTGATACTGACCATGGGCTTCGGCATGGCCGCGGCTGCTTTGCCCCTCCCCAAGGCTCAGGCCGATCGGGTGCATCCGCCTGCGGCACCGCCCGACGCCCAGGCCAGCGGTTTTATCTTCCGCGACGAGTTCGACGGGCCCGCGGGATCGGCGCCCGATGGCTCCAAGTGGGTGGCCGCGAAGTTCCGCGAGAAGATCAAGAACCCGGTGTTCTGGGATCGTCCCGAGAACATGGGCGAGTACCGCGACAGCCGCACCAACATCTTCCTCGACGGAAACTCCAACCTGGTGATCCGTGCGACCAAGGAAGGCAACAAGTACTTCAGCGGCAAGCTGCACGGCACCTTCCGCGGCGGTATGGGCCACACCTTCGAGGCACGCATCAAGTTCAACTGCTTGACCGACGGATGCTGGCCGGCCTGGTGGCTGCTGAACGACAACCCCGAGCGTGGCGGCGAGATCGACATGGCGGAGTGGTACGGCAACCGTGACTGGCCCTCGGGCACCACGGTGCACGCGCGCCTGGACGGCACCTCGTTCGAGACGCTGCCCGTGCCTATCGACAGCAACTGGCACACCTGGCGCTGCACCTGGACCGAGGCCGGGCTGTACTTCTGGATGGACTACCACGACGGCATGGAGCCGTACCTGACGGTCGACGCCAATTCCCTTGACGATTGGCCGTTTAACGATCCCGGCTACACGCTGCAGCCGATGCTGAACCTGGCCGTCTCCGGTTCCGGCGGCGGCGATCCGGCCGGTGGCTCATACCCGGCGGAGATGCTCGTCGACTACGTGCGCGTCTGGTAG
- a CDS encoding M15 family metallopeptidase, with protein MMKRLILGFGYAALGIGCALGQLAPASADPDIPPVSEAARAAGLLDVRTVVPDAVIDLRYATTNNFTGVQLYPADARCLVHESMAPGLKTAADKLRTNGERLVFWDCYRPHEVQVRMFQVVPNPNWVAKPSQYARSHEAGRSVDVTLANARGLVDMGTGFDDFSPRSLAFATDGVSPDQQANRARLRAAMQAGGLQVYSGEWWHFDGPGAGEGRPFLNAPVN; from the coding sequence ATGATGAAGCGTCTGATCCTCGGTTTCGGGTACGCAGCCCTCGGTATCGGCTGTGCTCTCGGCCAGCTCGCCCCCGCCAGCGCCGACCCCGACATCCCGCCCGTCAGTGAGGCCGCCCGCGCCGCCGGGCTGCTCGATGTGCGCACCGTGGTGCCCGACGCCGTCATCGATCTGCGCTACGCCACCACCAACAACTTCACCGGTGTGCAGCTGTATCCGGCCGACGCGCGCTGCCTGGTGCACGAGTCGATGGCGCCCGGCCTCAAGACCGCCGCCGACAAGCTGCGTACCAACGGCGAGCGCTTGGTCTTCTGGGACTGCTACCGCCCGCATGAGGTGCAGGTCCGCATGTTCCAGGTGGTGCCCAACCCCAACTGGGTCGCCAAGCCCAGCCAGTACGCCCGCAGCCACGAGGCCGGACGTTCGGTGGACGTCACGTTGGCCAACGCACGCGGCCTGGTCGATATGGGCACCGGCTTCGATGATTTCTCGCCGCGCTCGCTGGCTTTTGCCACCGACGGGGTGAGTCCGGACCAGCAGGCCAACCGGGCACGGCTGCGCGCCGCCATGCAAGCCGGTGGGCTGCAGGTGTATTCGGGGGAGTGGTGGCACTTTGACGGTCCCGGCGCGGGCGAGGGCCGCCCGTTCCTGAACGCGCCCGTGAACTGA